The DNA segment TGGCCGGCGGTGTTACACGCGCCCTCCCTGTCTTGATTTGGTGCCGCTTTCAGGTGATACTCGAAATTTGTGAGCGCCGAAATATCGCATCAAGTTCAGGGCAAGCCCGCCAGCAAGAAGGCGGGCAAGCTTGGCATTTTGATCTTCGCGCACGGCTCGAGCGTGCCGGAAGCGAACCAGACCATCGCTCGCCTTGCCGAAGAGGTGGCGCGGACGAGCGGCTACAACTACGTCCGTCCCAGCTTTCTCGAATTGGGTGAACCCGATTTGATTACTGCGGTGGCCGGTGCCCGGCAGGCCGGTATCGAGCGGGTCGTCGTTGTGCCCTATTTCCTGACGATGGGGATTCACCTGCGCCGCGACTTGCCCAAGCTGATTGAGGAGGTGCAGCGGCGTTTCCCGGAAATCGAGATTCGACTGGCCGAATCGCTCGATGGCCACCCGCTCATGGCCCATCTTGTGACCGAACGCGCCCGTGAAGCGCTTGCCCGAGGCGAGCCCCGATTGGACCGGGGTGAGCGCGCCCAGAAAAAGTAGTCCCTTGGTAAACGAAACGAAACTACTTCACGCTGCCACCCTGCGCCGCGTCATCGAACTCTGCCCCGGAACCAAGCACTTTGAGTTCGAAATAACCTCGGCGCGGCGTTTTGATTTCACCGCCGGGCAATTCATTTCCCTCACGATGCAGTTCAGCAGCAAGTCCCACACGCGGGCATACTCGATCGCTTCGGCCCTCAACAGGTCGCCTCGATTCGACCTCTGCCTGAATCGAGTCCAGGACGGGCGTTTTTCGAACTACCTGTGCGACCTGGCCGCCGGCGCGACCATCGAATTCGATGGGCCTCTCGGGTTCT comes from the Candidatus Acidiferrales bacterium genome and includes:
- a CDS encoding CbiX/SirB N-terminal domain-containing protein, which gives rise to MSAEISHQVQGKPASKKAGKLGILIFAHGSSVPEANQTIARLAEEVARTSGYNYVRPSFLELGEPDLITAVAGARQAGIERVVVVPYFLTMGIHLRRDLPKLIEEVQRRFPEIEIRLAESLDGHPLMAHLVTERAREALARGEPRLDRGERAQKK